In bacterium BMS3Abin08, a genomic segment contains:
- the bioD1 gene encoding ATP-dependent dethiobiotin synthetase BioD 1 yields MTMTHSAVFSLNSMPSERLEEDEPMNKGIFITGTDTGSGKTIITAAIARGFKSMGLNTGVMKPIETGCQERDGEMIPEDGLFLKDMADSPVPIEDIAPYRLQTPVAPSVASRIEGREISIEHILSTYKKLRDRHDIVIVEGIGGLLVPITKHYFVSDLVKDLDVPLIVVAANRLGVLNHTLLTVKAARMSGLDLTGVILNDTDPLPEDVSTQSNYSELKSVLDIPLLGHFPYVERPGKDALGRIAAGYLDLQYLSSSLFGKH; encoded by the coding sequence ATGACGATGACACACTCGGCTGTTTTCTCTCTGAATTCGATGCCCTCTGAGAGACTCGAAGAGGATGAACCGATGAATAAAGGAATCTTTATTACGGGAACGGACACGGGTTCAGGAAAGACCATCATCACGGCCGCCATCGCAAGGGGGTTTAAAAGTATGGGTCTGAACACAGGTGTTATGAAGCCCATTGAAACGGGTTGTCAAGAAAGGGACGGAGAAATGATCCCGGAGGACGGCCTTTTTTTAAAGGATATGGCTGACTCTCCCGTCCCGATAGAAGACATCGCCCCTTACAGGCTGCAAACACCCGTTGCCCCCTCCGTTGCATCGCGTATCGAGGGAAGGGAAATAAGCATTGAACATATCCTTTCGACTTACAAAAAACTCAGGGACAGGCATGACATCGTCATTGTCGAGGGCATAGGCGGGCTCCTTGTCCCGATAACAAAACACTACTTCGTTTCCGACCTCGTGAAGGACCTCGATGTCCCACTCATCGTCGTAGCAGCCAACCGTCTCGGTGTCCTCAACCACACACTTCTGACCGTGAAAGCCGCCCGGATGAGCGGGCTTGACCTTACGGGCGTAATACTGAACGATACAGACCCATTGCCTGAAGACGTCTCAACGCAGAGCAACTATTCAGAACTCAAATCCGTCCTTGATATTCCCCTCCTCGGGCACTTCCCTTATGTTGAGAGACCGGGCAAGGATGCCCTGGGAAGGATTGCAGCAGGGTATCTGGATCTGCAATA